The Echinicola jeungdonensis genome segment TACCAGTTGGGTACCAATTTGAGTGGCCAACCTGATCCTTTGGGCCTCTCCTCCGGAAAGGGTTTTCAAAGGCCTGTTAAGGGAAAGATAATCCAAGCCAATGTCCAATAAAAAACCTATCCTTTTGCGTATCTCCTTTAATACTTCCGATCCAATTAACTTTTGTTTTTCAGTCAAGTTTTCTTCCAGGTTCTCAAACCAATTCCCCAATTGCCGGATATCCATCATGGCAAGTTGCCCAATATGCTTTCCGGCGATCAAAAAATGGAGGGCTTCTTTTTTCAAGCGAAAACCTTCGCAATCAGGACAGTCCCTTGTGGTGGTAAAATCACTTACCCACCTTTGTGTCTTTTCTGTACCTCCTTCTTGTTGTTTTTTCAGGAAATTGACAATTCCTTCAAAAGAAGTATTCCATTTGGTTCCGGGGTATTTCACCGAGTCCACCTCCACATCCATATTATCCCCATAAAGCAACACATCTAATATTTCCGGATCCAACTTTTCGATCGGCGTAGAAATACTTGTTTTAAACCTTTTTAGGATGGCATCTATTTTTTTGAATATCCAAATATCCCTGTACTCACCCAGGGGGGCGATGCCACCTCTGGAAATGCTGAGTTTAGGATTTGGGATAATATTTTCTTTGGTAATCTCCCCAATTACACCCAAACCATTACAGGTATGGCAGGCACCATAAGGGCTGTTGAAGGAAAAGGTATTTGGAGCAGGCTCATCATAACTGAGGCCTGTAGTGGGATCCATCAAGTATTTTGAGAAATGATGCAAATTCCCATCCTCCTCCCTGAGCATAATCACCCCTTTTCCATGTTGAAGGGCTGTTTTTAGGGATTGGGTAATGCGGTACTGATCATCCTTCTCCGCAACCACACGATCCACCACAATTTCTATATCATGGATTTTATATCTGTCCACCTGCATTTTCGGGACCACCTCCATAACCACACCATCCACCCGGACTTTTGAAAAACCCATTTTTCGGATTTGCTCAAACAATTCCCGGTAATGCCCTTTTCTTCCTTTTACTACAGGAGCAAGAATATATAGTTTTTTCCCCTTAAGGTTAGCAAAAATCTGTTCAATGATCTGATCCTCGGTCTGACGAACCATTTTTTTGCCAGAAAGGTAGGAGTAAGCTTCTCCTGCCCGGGCAAATAGCAAACGCATAAAGTCATAAATCTCGGTCACCGTTCCCACCGTGGACCGAGGGTTTTTGGAAGTGGTTTTTTGTTCGATGGAGATCACAGGGGAAAGCCCGTTGATCTTATCCACATCTGGTCTTTCCATACCCCCTAAAAATGAGCGGGCATAGGCGGAAAAGCTTTCCATATACCTCCTCTGACCCTCTGAATAAATGGTGTCAAAGGCCAGGGAGCTCTTACCGCTACCGCTTAGCCCCGTAATCACCACCAATTTATTTCTTGGAATAATAAGGTCTATATTCTTGAGATTATGCTCCCTGGCTCCATAGATCTCAATTTGCTCTTCTACCGCTGCTTTTGTTTTCGTCATGAAAGGATGCTTTCCCTGAATAAGTTAATCAATTGACAAAAATATGGAATATTCACGGAATACCATTACAGTAACCTTTAATCCGATTTTTCTTCCTTTTGGTTTGTTAATTTTCTGGCTCATAACTGATTGTACCTCTCCCGGTTATTTTTTAGGTAATTTGATTTCGTACTCCTCTCCTTTTTTTAGCGTTAATTGTCCAGTTCTCAACCATGGATTATAAAGCTTCAATTCTTTGTAGGTACTATTTTGTTCCCTGGCCCATTTTGCCAAATCATCGATACTATTGGTTACCCTTATATTCCTAAAAGTAGGAAGGTGGTATTTATCCTTATCCCTTATATTATACCCATAATAACCAGGGTTTTCAAAAATTTCTTTAAAGGCCAAAACCCGAAAAACATACCGGCTGGTTTCCTCATTTAAGAGCAGGCCATAATAATCGGGCATAATTTGGTCATTCATCCTCCGGGTAAGCCCTCTTCTGCCCATATTATAACTGGCAGCAACTGAAGTCCAATTTCCAAACCTGTCATAACTATCCTGGAAATACTGGCAAGCAGCCGAGGTGGCCTTTTCCCAATGGTACCGTTCATCTACCTCTTCATTGACCTCTAGGCCATATTGCTTAGCTGTCCCTTCCAAAAACTGCCAAAAACCTCTTGCACCTGCCGGGGAGACCACATTTCTAAGACCTGACTCCACCAAGGCCACATACTGGAAATCCTTTGGAATATGGTTCTCAACTAGGATTTCCCTGATCCTTGGCAGATATTTCCCTGCCCTTTTCATCATTAATAAGGTATTGGATTCCCAGGAAACATTGACATAAATCTCGCGCTCCCAACGCTCTAAAATATCAGGTTGGTCCAAGGGAACTTCTTCCCCGGCAAATTCCAAATTTTCAGGCAAGGGGAATAGGGAAACATCGGGACGAACTGAAATACGGCCACCCTCTTGATTTTGAAACTTTTGGCCCAGACCACCATATCCATTCTTTTGGGCTATTAATATAAACAACAGGACAAACTGAATGGCAATTAAGCCATATATGAAGATTAAATGGTATTTTCTCAAAATCAAAAGTTGGGAGACAACAAATATTTGGTGTAAAATTCATCAATGACTTTTACGGCTTCGGATGCTGAATCCACCACCGAAAAAAGGTCCAGATCCTCTGGACTGATATTTCGATGTTTTTCCATCATAATTTCCTTTATCCATTGGATCAGTCCACCCCAAAATTCTTTTCCCACCAAAACTATGGGAAAACGGCCAATTTTCTTGGTCTGGATCAGGGTCATGGCTTCAAATAATTCATCCATGGTTCCAAATCCACCTGGAAGGACTATAAAGCCCTGGGCATATTTAACAAACATGACTTTGCGGACAAAAAAGTAATCAAAGGTGATCAGTTTGTCCTGATCGATATATATGTTGTTGAACTGTTCAAAAGGCAACTGTATATTAAGGCCAACTGATTTTCCCTTGGCTTGGTGGGCTCCTTTGTTACCGGCTTCCATAATCCCTGGACCACCTCCAGTAATCACCCCATATCCATGCCGAACGAGTTTGGCCGCAATTTCTTCTGCAATTTGATAATATTTATCCTCCTGAGGGGTTCTCGAGGATCCAAATATAGAAACACAAGGCCCTATTTTGGCCAGTTTTTCAAATCCTTCCACAAATTCGGACATTACTTTAAAAATAACCCAGGAGTTGGCACTTTTTATTTCACTCCAATCTTTTTCTTTAAATGCCCTTCTAATTCTTTCTTCTTCTGTCAATTCTAATTTATCTGATTCTTCCCTCATCTTCACTTTATTAAAAAACTTAACACTTTTTAAGCTTAAAACGGCCGTTTTTCTTATAAGGAATTTAGTTTTTTTTCATAATAAAAAGAAAATTCCCTTCATAATAATTTTTTATTAACAAAACCCTTCATTTCTCCACAACCTGTTGCAAAACAACAATTACAGACCTACTTTCGTGCGTTTTTTAACAATGTTTATGAATTTAAAGGAAAAGTCCCAGGCAGTCATTGAGTTATTCAATCAACTGGAAATGGAAACCCAAAAATACACATGCCAATCCAAACTCAATTGTTTCAAGGGGTGCAGCCAATGTTGTTCCCAACCCAATGTTTCAGCGACAGTGTTGGAATTTCTTCCCTTGGCATTTGAACTACACCGATTGGGAAAAGCAGAGGAAACCCTGGATCAAATTACTTCTAGGAAGCCGGAAGCCTTTTGTATAATATTAAAACAGTTAAGTCCCAGCCAGGATGCGGGTAAATGTTCCTTTTATGCCCAAAGAGGCCTTATTTGCAGGCTTTTTGGGAATGCAGCCAGATTGAACAAAAACGGAAAAAGGGAATTGATAACCTGCAAGTTATTAAAAGAAAAAAAGGCCCAGGAATTTTTTTCTTTATCAGAAAAACTAACAAACGGTTTGAACATTCCAATATCCAGGGACTTTTACCTTCAGCTTTATTCCATTGACTATCATCTAGCTGGCCAACAAATCCCCATCAATAAGGCCATTCAAAAATCCATTGAAGCGGTATTGTCATATTATTTTTATACGGAAGGAGAGGCAGTATGACCCCAGGAAAATTTTTTGAAGCGAGGTTTTAATGTATATTGTATTCCAAACCTTTTTTTTGAATAAATTTTTAATAATAACAATAGGATAATGCTAAACTTCTCCGAAATCGGCAATACAATCAAAAAACTGATTGAAGTTAGAATACAAATTCTGAAAAAGGATATAGAAGAAGAGTTGTCATCCATAGTCACTAGGATCACCATCTTAATCCTCATGGTAATTGCATCTATTTTGGTGCTATTATTTGCAAGCTTGGCCTTGGCTTTTTATTTTGGTGAACTAACCTATTCCAATTACCTGGGTTTTTTATATGTGGCCTTAATTTATTTATTGTTCTTTTTAATCCTCTATATTATCAAAGACCAAAGGGGATTACAGAATGGGATTCAGAATGTTTTGAAAAAGTTTGTCTTTTTCTCAAAGAATAACAAAAAGACCAATGACTGATTTAGACTTGAGACAACAAGCGGAGGATCTGGAAAAAGAACTCCAGCAGCAACTTGGATTTTCTTCCAAAGAAGTGGGTTCCTATGCAAAAGTAGGGGGGGCTGTATTGGCTGGAGGTCTGCTGTCCTATGGCATTACCCGGGCTATTAAGGGCAAAAAAAAGGACAAGACAGACGATATTCTCCGTGCCCTTGAGGAAAAAGGACTTATTGACAGCAGAGTTCTAAATAAAACAAAAAGGAAAAAGGCCTCAATTATGGGAGGCCTGGGCAAAAGACTTTTTTTGGTATTATTGGCTTTGGGAAAAGAAAAATTGATCGAAGAATTAAAAAAACGCCAAGCGCATGGTAAATAATACCAAGGGAATAGCCCAAAGGTTGCAACATCTACGCCAGACCGGAAAAAAAGGTCTGGCTTTGCTTATTGACCCCGAAAAAAGCCAAAACCTTGATAAACTAAAAAACATTACCAACATTGCCCAGAGTGGGGGGGCTGATTTTGTTTTTGTAGGGGGCAGTCAGGTCACAGAAAAAAACATCGACCTGACCATTGAAACCATCAAAAATGAATGTAAAGAAATTCCGGTCCTTTTATTTCCAGGCCATGTAAACCAAGTCAGCAAAGCTGCGGATGGAATTTTGTTCATTTCCTTAATTTCAGGAAGAAACCCTGAATTTTTAATTGGACAACATGTTGCGGCGGCACCATTATTAGCAAAATCAAAGCTGGAAATTTTGCCCACGGGCTATATGCTGGTGGATGGTGGGTCCTTGACCAGTGTACATTATCTCAGCCAAACCGTTCCACTTCCCAATGATAAACCCACTTTGGCCGTGGCTACTGCCTTGGCAGGGTCTTTTTTGGGATTACAGTATTTATTTATGGATGCAGGAAGTGGAGCCAAAAATCCAGTGTCCCAGAAATTGATCAAAGGAGTAAAAAACAATACCCATTGTCCCTTGATAGTGGGAGGGGGTATAGACTCAGTGGATAAAGCGAAAAAAGCCTGGTCTGCAGGGGCAGACTTGGTTGTAATGGGTAATGGCGTAGAAAAAAGCCCCGATCTTTTGACCGGGGCTTTGGATTATCTTCATCTTTATAACTTATCCCTGCACGTTAATTAGGGACTCTCTCCTTCTCATTTTTCCTGCCGGCAATCCATACATCATCTTAAATCTCCTGCAGAAATAGGCGGTATCTTTGTACCCCACTTCCTTACCAATATCACGGATGCTCTTTTTGGTAGTTCTAAGCAGCTCTACAGCTGCTTCCATTCTTTGGTATTCAATATAATCTTGGGGATTGATGCCTGTCAACATTTTGAAATATTGCCCTACATAATCTTCTGATACATTGGCCACCTTAGCTAAAACCTTATTGGACAAATCGCCCCCAATATTTTTCTTGATATAATTGAACATATCGATCAATCGGGGATCTTTGAAATAAGTGCTGTTGGTAGACATTTCTTCCACAAATAGCCTGTTTTTCAAAATATGACGAACCAGCTCCACTACTAATAATTCGGTATGGAGTTTAATTACCCTTTCTTTTCCGGGAGTATTTTGTTCAGACTCTTTTACAACATCTTCTATGATAGCGGCAATTTTATCATTGAACCTGATAATAAATGGAGGAATCCCTAAAGAATTAAAAAAATTAACCACATCAAAAACCTTGGCTTCAAAGCTTAATTGAGTAACACAATCTTCTTCAACGTTTTTGATGTCTTTAAAACTAATGGATTGAAGGTGCTTTTTCTTATTTTCTATAAAATTTTCATTAGAAAGTTCATTTCTTTTGGTAACCGTGCCATACGAAATTCTACAAGCCCTTCCAGCAGGAACAAAAAGGATTTCGCCTTCATTAACCAATTCTTGTTCATCCCCAAATTTAAGGGAACCATGGTGCAATAGGATTAAAGTATTTTCACTGTCCACATAATCTGTAATGGTAACTGGTCGTTCAACTTTATAGTTATTGCCTCTCGTGAACCGTACACCTACAGATTCTATGACTTTATTGTAATATTCCATGGCTGATGCCTTTTTAGTTTACCCTTTAAAAGTATAATTTTTTCTATTATCTTATTACAAAAATAAAGAAAAAATTAGCCTAAATAAAAAAAAGATATAAATATTAATGATTATGCCGCTTTTTTCAAATTGGACAATTTTTATCTTAATAGGTTCCTAGATATCACTATTTTTTGAATTTCGGAGGTACCTTCATAAATCTGGGTAATTTTAGCATCCCTCAAAAGCCGTTCTACATGGTATTCCTTAACATACCCATACCCTCCATGAACCTGAACCGCCTCTATTGTAACGTCCATGGCGACTTGAGAAGCATACAACTTGGCCATCGCACTTTCCTGTGAAAAAGGTTTTCCTTGGTCTTTAAGGCGGGAAGCTTTCATTACCAACAAACGAGCAGCCTCTATTTCGGTAGCCATATCGGCAAGTTTAAACTGTATGGCTTGATGTTGGCTGATGGCTTTTCCAAAAGTTTTTCGCTCCTTAGCATAAGACAAAGCCAATTCATATGCCCCGGATGCAATTCCCAATGCCTGGGCTGCAATGCCAATCCTTCCTCCATCCAAAGTCTCCATGGCAAAAGTAAAACCAAAACCCTCTTCACTAATCCTGTTGGCCAAGGGTACTTTTACATCGGTAAACATAAGGGAATGGGTATCTGAACTTCTAATTCCCAATTTTTCCTCTTTCTTTCCCACAGTAAAACCCTTCATCCCTTTTTCCAAAATAAAGGTGGATATTCCTTTGTAGCCTTTTTGAGGATCAGTCTGGGCCATAACCAAATAAATATCGGCCGATCCACCATTAGTAATCCAATTTTTAGTACCATTAATCAAGTAATGATCCCCTTGCTTGACCGCTGTAGTTTTTTGGGAAGTGGCATCAGAACCTGCTTCAGGTTCTGATAGACAAAATGCACCCAATTTTTTTCCACTGGCCAGACCCTTCAAGTATTTTTCTTTTTGCTCAATGGACCCGTACTTTTCCAGGCCCCAACAAACCAAAGAATTGTTCACTGACATGATAACGGCTGCTGAAGCATCAATTTTGGAAATTTCTTCCAAGGCCAAGGCATAAGAAATGGTATCCATACCCCCACCAAGATATTTGGGATCCACCATCATACCCATAAAACCCAATTCGGCCATATTTTTCACCTGTCTATGGGGGAATTTCCCTTGTGAATCCCTTTCTATTACCCCAGGAAGTAATTCACTATTGGCAAAATCCCTTGCTGCCTGTTGGACCGCCATTTGCTCTTCGGTTAGCTCAAAATTCATTTGGGTTTTTGGGCTTGGTTGCTTCAGGAATATAGCTTAAAAAAACAAAAGGGGCAATTTCTTGCCCCTTTCTCTAATGATATTATGTATTTGGATTATTAATCTCTCGCTCCAAAGAAAACGAATATATAATAAGCCAAGGTAGCCAGTGAGGCCAATGCAGCAACCACATAGGTCATCGCTGCCCATTTCAAAGCATCCTTGGACATTCCATATTCTTTTTCGGTTACAATATTCCTTTCTTGAACCCACGCCAATGCCCTGCGGCTGGCATCAAATTCCACTGGAAGGGTCACAAGTGTGAAAAGGGTCATGATACCATAAGCCCCGACCACAATGGCCCCAATGAATTCATAAGGCAAGCCGATCAAAAAGCCCCCAAACAAGGAGGCAATCAATACAATATTTAAAATTCTCCCGCTAGCATTTTGAAGGGGTACCATGGCAGACCTCAATTGAAGCCAGGAATAGGCTTTCGCATGTTGCACAGCGTGACCGCATTCGTGAGCAGAAACGGCTGTAGCAGCGGCATTCCTTCCGTAATAAACATCCGGGCTAAGATTTACCGTTCTGTTCTGTGGGTTATAGTGGTCTGTAAGTTTTCCCTCTACACAATTGACTTGCACATTACTTATACCATGATCTGCTAACATTAATTCGGCAATTTCCTTACCGGACAAATTAGCTTTCAGGGCAATCTGTGAGTACTTCCTGAATTTACCCTTCAGGCGTTTACTTACCACATAGCCAATAATCGCAAATACTACGACAATTAAAATTAATAGCATATTCTTGTTGTTTAAAACCTTATTTACTACGTAACTTCTCAGGCTTTAGTTTTGCTACCAAGGTAATTTTTGCTACCATAAATAATCCTAAGGCACCCAATAACAGCACCGTTAAAACCTGACTGCTGTGGATGATCACAGCAATAATTTTGCCTTCCTCTTCAGTAAGACCATATGTCATCAAAATAAAAGCTACAAGTGCATGAAAAGTTCCAATCCCCCCCTGAACAGGAGCTATCATGCCGATACTTCCCATCACCATGACCATCAAAACAGCGGAAGGGGACAAATTGGCAGTGCTTGGAATGGCAATGGCCACAAAGTACATCATCAAAAAATAAATGATCCAAATACAAGTAGAGGCCATCCAAAAACTTTTGGGATGGGTAACTTGCCGAAGGCTTTTCATTCCCTGAAAAAATTCCCGCATAAAATGTTGGAATTTTTGGACCAGTCCATGGTCCCTGTACCTTTTCCTAACCCAATTTAGGATGATTCCAATAAGGATCACCCCTCCCAACAAAAGGGGCATGTAACTTTTTAGGCTTACTGCCAAGGTTTCTAAACTGACCAGATCTCCAGCTAATTGGACAAAAACTTCATGTTCAACTACAAAGGCAAGAACCATTACCCCGAGCAAAAACAATAAATCTATCATCCTTTCCAAAATCACTGTACCCAGCAATTTACTTACCTGAAGATTATCGGTTCTTTTTAGCACCCCGCAACGGGCCACTTCGCCTGCCCGGGGAACCAGGAGATTAACCAAATAGCCCACCATCAATGCCCAAAAGGAATGAGATGATTTTACCTTTTTGCCAACATCCCCTTCAATGAGGAGCTTCCAACGCCATGCCCGGAGCCCATAACCTAATACGGAAATAAATACAGACATAAAGATCCAAAAGAGAGAAGCCTGCTGAAGTGCTTCCAACAGGCTTTCCATTTTCACATCTTTATACAAAAACCAAAAGATCCAAATGGCTACCACCAAGGAAATGCCTACTTGGATCCATTGCTTAGTACTAAGTCTCAATATTTATTATAATTTATTAGAATCATCTGGAAATACCACCAGGGGTTTATATTTTTTGGCTTCTTCGAAATCCATAGTTGCATAAGAAATAATAATCACAACATCTCCCACTTGGGCTTTCCTAGCTGCGGGGCCATTCAGGCAAACCATTCCACTACCTCTTTCTCCTTTGATCACATAGGTTTCCAGCCTTTCACCATTGTTTACATTGACAATTTGCACCTTTTCATTTTCAATGATATTGGCCGCTTCCATCAATTCTTCATCTATGGTAATGCTTCCCACATAATGTAATTCGGCCTGGGTAATCTTAACACGGTGAATCTTGGATTTCAATAACTGAATTTGCATGCTATTTTAATTTTACCGCAAATTTAATCAATATATTGGTAAATTGTCGATAAGTCTCACTTCTCCAATAAAAGAAGCCATACAAACCGAGTATTTTTTAGTATCATCTAATTCCCTGGGGTTGAAGCTATTCAGCTTTTTTAAAGAATCAGTTTCCACTAATTCAAAATACTCCAGTTTGGCCAGTGGCTCCTGATCAAACTTGCTTAGAACTTTTTCCTTTACCTCCAACCAACTTATACCCTTTAATAGTTCATCTTTTGCCAAATTAAGGGAATTAAATAATAACAAAGCGGCTTTTCGCTCCTCTTCTCCAAGCCTAACATTTCTGGAAGACATGGCCAAACCATCTTTTTCCCTAATAGTTGGGACCACTTCCACTTTCACATCAAATGAAAGGTCTTTTACCAACCTTTTGATAATAGCCACTTGCTGCAAGTCCTTTTGGCCAAAATAGGCATAATCAGGCTGGACTATGTGAAAGAGCTTTGAAACCACTATCCCTACA includes the following:
- the uvrA gene encoding excinuclease ABC subunit UvrA — its product is MTKTKAAVEEQIEIYGAREHNLKNIDLIIPRNKLVVITGLSGSGKSSLAFDTIYSEGQRRYMESFSAYARSFLGGMERPDVDKINGLSPVISIEQKTTSKNPRSTVGTVTEIYDFMRLLFARAGEAYSYLSGKKMVRQTEDQIIEQIFANLKGKKLYILAPVVKGRKGHYRELFEQIRKMGFSKVRVDGVVMEVVPKMQVDRYKIHDIEIVVDRVVAEKDDQYRITQSLKTALQHGKGVIMLREEDGNLHHFSKYLMDPTTGLSYDEPAPNTFSFNSPYGACHTCNGLGVIGEITKENIIPNPKLSISRGGIAPLGEYRDIWIFKKIDAILKRFKTSISTPIEKLDPEILDVLLYGDNMDVEVDSVKYPGTKWNTSFEGIVNFLKKQQEGGTEKTQRWVSDFTTTRDCPDCEGFRLKKEALHFLIAGKHIGQLAMMDIRQLGNWFENLEENLTEKQKLIGSEVLKEIRKRIGFLLDIGLDYLSLNRPLKTLSGGEAQRIRLATQIGTQLVGVLYILDEPSIGLHQRDNVKLIKALQDLRDLGNSVLVVEHDKDMMLESDYVVDMGPGAGRHGGHIVAKGSPQEILEQNSLTAKYLNGQESIPVPDQRRNGSGNSLELKHACGHNLKNVNLKLPLGTMICVTGVSGSGKSSLIHETLFPLMNRHFYRSKREPLEHGSIEGLEHLDKVIEVDQSPIGRTPRSNPATYTGVFTDIRALFTGLPEAKIRGYKPGRFSFNVKGGRCEDCEGAGMKLIEMDFLPDVHIPCETCKGKRYNRETLEVRFKGKSIADVLDMTVEQAVEFFDHQPKILRKIQTLNDVGLGYITLGQHATTLSGGEAQRVKLATELSKKDTGKTFYILDEPTTGLHFQDIEHLLAVLNRLVEKGNTVLIIEHNLDVIKVADHIIDLGPEGGDKGGEIITQGTPEEVCQHPSSYTAKFLKMELGQEA
- a CDS encoding lytic transglycosylase domain-containing protein, encoding MRKYHLIFIYGLIAIQFVLLFILIAQKNGYGGLGQKFQNQEGGRISVRPDVSLFPLPENLEFAGEEVPLDQPDILERWEREIYVNVSWESNTLLMMKRAGKYLPRIREILVENHIPKDFQYVALVESGLRNVVSPAGARGFWQFLEGTAKQYGLEVNEEVDERYHWEKATSAACQYFQDSYDRFGNWTSVAASYNMGRRGLTRRMNDQIMPDYYGLLLNEETSRYVFRVLAFKEIFENPGYYGYNIRDKDKYHLPTFRNIRVTNSIDDLAKWAREQNSTYKELKLYNPWLRTGQLTLKKGEEYEIKLPKK
- a CDS encoding TIGR00730 family Rossman fold protein, which codes for MREESDKLELTEEERIRRAFKEKDWSEIKSANSWVIFKVMSEFVEGFEKLAKIGPCVSIFGSSRTPQEDKYYQIAEEIAAKLVRHGYGVITGGGPGIMEAGNKGAHQAKGKSVGLNIQLPFEQFNNIYIDQDKLITFDYFFVRKVMFVKYAQGFIVLPGGFGTMDELFEAMTLIQTKKIGRFPIVLVGKEFWGGLIQWIKEIMMEKHRNISPEDLDLFSVVDSASEAVKVIDEFYTKYLLSPNF
- a CDS encoding YkgJ family cysteine cluster protein; this encodes MNLKEKSQAVIELFNQLEMETQKYTCQSKLNCFKGCSQCCSQPNVSATVLEFLPLAFELHRLGKAEETLDQITSRKPEAFCIILKQLSPSQDAGKCSFYAQRGLICRLFGNAARLNKNGKRELITCKLLKEKKAQEFFSLSEKLTNGLNIPISRDFYLQLYSIDYHLAGQQIPINKAIQKSIEAVLSYYFYTEGEAV
- a CDS encoding phage holin family protein, with the protein product MLNFSEIGNTIKKLIEVRIQILKKDIEEELSSIVTRITILILMVIASILVLLFASLALAFYFGELTYSNYLGFLYVALIYLLFFLILYIIKDQRGLQNGIQNVLKKFVFFSKNNKKTND
- a CDS encoding geranylgeranylglyceryl/heptaprenylglyceryl phosphate synthase encodes the protein MVNNTKGIAQRLQHLRQTGKKGLALLIDPEKSQNLDKLKNITNIAQSGGADFVFVGGSQVTEKNIDLTIETIKNECKEIPVLLFPGHVNQVSKAADGILFISLISGRNPEFLIGQHVAAAPLLAKSKLEILPTGYMLVDGGSLTSVHYLSQTVPLPNDKPTLAVATALAGSFLGLQYLFMDAGSGAKNPVSQKLIKGVKNNTHCPLIVGGGIDSVDKAKKAWSAGADLVVMGNGVEKSPDLLTGALDYLHLYNLSLHVN
- a CDS encoding helix-turn-helix domain-containing protein, yielding MEYYNKVIESVGVRFTRGNNYKVERPVTITDYVDSENTLILLHHGSLKFGDEQELVNEGEILFVPAGRACRISYGTVTKRNELSNENFIENKKKHLQSISFKDIKNVEEDCVTQLSFEAKVFDVVNFFNSLGIPPFIIRFNDKIAAIIEDVVKESEQNTPGKERVIKLHTELLVVELVRHILKNRLFVEEMSTNSTYFKDPRLIDMFNYIKKNIGGDLSNKVLAKVANVSEDYVGQYFKMLTGINPQDYIEYQRMEAAVELLRTTKKSIRDIGKEVGYKDTAYFCRRFKMMYGLPAGKMRRRESLINVQG
- a CDS encoding acyl-CoA dehydrogenase is translated as MNFELTEEQMAVQQAARDFANSELLPGVIERDSQGKFPHRQVKNMAELGFMGMMVDPKYLGGGMDTISYALALEEISKIDASAAVIMSVNNSLVCWGLEKYGSIEQKEKYLKGLASGKKLGAFCLSEPEAGSDATSQKTTAVKQGDHYLINGTKNWITNGGSADIYLVMAQTDPQKGYKGISTFILEKGMKGFTVGKKEEKLGIRSSDTHSLMFTDVKVPLANRISEEGFGFTFAMETLDGGRIGIAAQALGIASGAYELALSYAKERKTFGKAISQHQAIQFKLADMATEIEAARLLVMKASRLKDQGKPFSQESAMAKLYASQVAMDVTIEAVQVHGGYGYVKEYHVERLLRDAKITQIYEGTSEIQKIVISRNLLR
- a CDS encoding zinc metallopeptidase, which produces MLLILIVVVFAIIGYVVSKRLKGKFRKYSQIALKANLSGKEIAELMLADHGISNVQVNCVEGKLTDHYNPQNRTVNLSPDVYYGRNAAATAVSAHECGHAVQHAKAYSWLQLRSAMVPLQNASGRILNIVLIASLFGGFLIGLPYEFIGAIVVGAYGIMTLFTLVTLPVEFDASRRALAWVQERNIVTEKEYGMSKDALKWAAMTYVVAALASLATLAYYIFVFFGARD
- a CDS encoding lysylphosphatidylglycerol synthase transmembrane domain-containing protein, whose protein sequence is MRLSTKQWIQVGISLVVAIWIFWFLYKDVKMESLLEALQQASLFWIFMSVFISVLGYGLRAWRWKLLIEGDVGKKVKSSHSFWALMVGYLVNLLVPRAGEVARCGVLKRTDNLQVSKLLGTVILERMIDLLFLLGVMVLAFVVEHEVFVQLAGDLVSLETLAVSLKSYMPLLLGGVILIGIILNWVRKRYRDHGLVQKFQHFMREFFQGMKSLRQVTHPKSFWMASTCIWIIYFLMMYFVAIAIPSTANLSPSAVLMVMVMGSIGMIAPVQGGIGTFHALVAFILMTYGLTEEEGKIIAVIIHSSQVLTVLLLGALGLFMVAKITLVAKLKPEKLRSK
- the panD gene encoding aspartate 1-decarboxylase, encoding MQIQLLKSKIHRVKITQAELHYVGSITIDEELMEAANIIENEKVQIVNVNNGERLETYVIKGERGSGMVCLNGPAARKAQVGDVVIIISYATMDFEEAKKYKPLVVFPDDSNKL
- the panC gene encoding pantoate--beta-alanine ligase; its protein translation is MKILHTKEEVKSALLAHRKENNSIGLVPTMGALHDGHISLVKHARSHADITITSIFVNPIQFNNPSDLEHYPRTLEKDLELLENKGVDYVFLPEIEEMYQEETLLKFDFGYLENTLEGEFRPSHFNGVGIVVSKLFHIVQPDYAYFGQKDLQQVAIIKRLVKDLSFDVKVEVVPTIREKDGLAMSSRNVRLGEEERKAALLLFNSLNLAKDELLKGISWLEVKEKVLSKFDQEPLAKLEYFELVETDSLKKLNSFNPRELDDTKKYSVCMASFIGEVRLIDNLPIY